Below is a window of Agathobacter rectalis ATCC 33656 DNA.
ATTGTTATATGTGCTTCACCAAGATAACTCTTTACTGCGTCTCCGGTTTTTCCTGTAAATACTGCATTTTCCGTAAACATATTGATTCTTTCTATGCAGTTATCAATATTTTCAATTAGATTTTCAATTTTTCGCTTATATTCCCAGAACAACCGTATAATTTATCTGAAACCCTTCCATCTTCATCTCCTAGTTTTAGGGTATCACAGCTGTATCTGATAGTCCAATACCATTTTTAATATAATCTTCCTGTTTTCTGTCATTTTCATTTATTGCATTTATTATCAAGTCTATTTTTGCCAGATTAGTTCACCATGCTTCTTTTGAGTTTTCTTACATCTGCGCGCTCTATTTCTGTTTTCTCCATGGCATTAAAGATGTTGTCACACATCATTATCTCATCATCATCTACATACCCTTCAAACACAACCCTGCTGATATCTGTATGCTGAAAATACATAAGCCTGTCACCATTCATATCTTTTCACGTATAATCCAATTATCTTAGATGGTAATTGGATTTTTCCTTTCTCCCAG
It encodes the following:
- a CDS encoding DUF4176 domain-containing protein translates to MYFQHTDISRVVFEGYVDDDEIMMCDNIFNAMEKTEIERADVRKLKRSMVN